CTAAGGTTCTTAAAGGGAAAATCTCAATgaataattatgtcattagactaggcataagcaatgagactatccattattcagaagaacagttggataagttaattagatagtcacttactaatgatatttaagtctaataattctttaatattcctattaacacatgattagttgactctagttttaaacgtttccttaccagaagtcaacaaataactaacgtgagagttagtgacaaaattaaatgttaagactataagaaccataataagcagtcttccaacaacgcttttcaataccttatatattctgaagattaatcagaatatagtatcataattaagcaatgttatgaaggttgtgaggtttgcatagtcaacataaagtcacacttatcttaaactctcctcttatttgttctaaatatctggatagaaacattactaagatgaaactagatgataccttatttttcacaacttttgtcatcatgctaatgagaatttgacaaaaggaaaatgagacttataaatttcatccattagaaccaaaattcatgagaaatcatgacatagttagtgaggatgattttttcatctaatctcattttaagtgattttttAAATCATGACATTAAAGCCCTAAAATacgacttggcttaaggaataagcatgggtccatcacaagtcattcattgacattcgtggaacttattccaaatgggatattcagacataattcatttatcatttaacagactatcaacttgtatctaaattttgtcgcatatggctcacggtcttagaagaaatctattcatatacatacttaataagatttctattaaatatgtccctaaagtttcttatgatatctggacattaaagaaatcaaataaagtctaacgtatatatgataggttcccacgtcacgtagctcattgaaacttctcttgtaatattctagagatattaaagatcagtgggaacATTAAGTGTCTtcataataacttgcaatagttgcaagaggtggggagtgaaaatttaccattacctaaatttacacctcttgtacaagacactgctccatcttgacactgttctatcataacttgtctccttaaaatctaatgttactattacaaaagtttcattgttcttaattgtgggcacacttagatttcttacccaAAAActtaatcctcaacaagagaaactacaacgactgacgtcattaacttgtttctctattagaatttgttggtcgttaaatattgaccctaagcatgctgagttcctaaagttttctaaggtcagtgggagcagtcaaagtccttatcatgatttgcaaggaatacaagaggcggggggaagagtgtcattaaatttcactccaaatttaactccgattacacctcttgtacaccatactgcaccaaccctTACAACCtcagaatgaaaatgatagcaacctaaccaagagctaatccataaaactgaaacttctaatgaacccaataatcaactcaggaggtcatctaggtttaaaagcctactaactttgatgattacgtaacctccctaactgaagttgaaatggattttggaaatgtttactgatcctatctcttcaaattaagccattagtgtcaatTAATCCTCTGAATGaaataaaactgttttctagtaaaactgattttatgtgttcttataacgtttgggatttgattgagttacctaagagtgttcataactaaaccaaatcctaatataaacgttaagacactaagaagcacgattgattgtcaaaggttatacttaggaagagCTAAATTATcgaagatttctttgaggatcatcactgttctagtagcttataatagtttaaagctacattagatgaacattaaataCAATTTTCCTTAACGAATGGTtgacatatttacatgttcataaaacaacctgaaagttccaaactgaaggttaaagaacactttatttgtaagccaataaaatccatgtatgggttaatgcaaacatcataatgtgatgaaatcttaatgtaattattttcatcaacaatcaagtggattaatgtacctacctcaaaatgagtgggagcaactaagataaacttgccAATATatatgatattcttttgacaagtatatgtttcataagtcaaagcattgttaccacaaactttgatataatagatctcagagatatctcttacgtgattgatatcataacaAGCTGAGATTGACCCAATGGGACTTTAGTTCTGTTCCATGAGTTTAACCTTAagtgggtccttacatatgtaacaaacaatattgctctcctttagaggataataggataaatgagattatttatttatgcttcattaattagaagccttatgtaagtttaagtctatactcgtttagatattactcacattgcaacacactagatatgtctagattaatgtgtagcatctaatggagtattacaatatctttaaaagaaacgagagactacaatttaaagaagaagtgagaattaaaaccggtttattactctaactttgtgatattcaaagattataaaatgtaatttggggtatatctttatgtcagcagacaaaacctatttcatggaggagtcataatgcactgattttaacaacctaagttataacgacataatatagtcactaaatgttgttggaaatttatcagtggactcataagtttattaactccatataattaatgttttgaagaattagtgtgataaagtcagctaccataactccttgaacagtaacagttcaagaggtactgcattaagtttcgatacgcaattaattattcgtttatgaacgaattgaggaaactaagttttgtatcgaatacattcatgatatgcttaaggatcctataactaaagggctattacccataagtcttattaagagagctcatagacgggtattaattaatggccatgcgcaactgcatatcgtactatgaatgactaagtattagttaattttttcctcaccagtttgattttgtacgtctctaagaatatgtcaagtcgacataatggcatatagacaaataaagttacaaatcaaacaaagggcttatgcgtattttgatcataacgattaggttttaaattaaggctatagtatgattaatgggggtcctgagtcgcataatgattcaacggctgtatttctctgctatagtacttgtttaaggctaaaatgagtgttaactcctgatcaggcttatctaatactcatagtaaatgattactcggccaagtgggagaatgtaaaaaataaataaataatatatttatttatatatagccattataatcatttacattatatggatcataatatataacaatccattaaataattagttggtaattgttgatgggccttattaccattattaactaattagggtttcctcctgggtgcatatataaggagaataatgtagaggttaaagggttagacaattacacaaaaccctaattactcataacatcaaatcgcctcctctccataaccgattacCCCTTTATCGGTttcttatcatcaccatcattagattgcaccctaaggaggaaccagaccaagatgacaatcatgtcaaacccTATTACTgcatctccatctggattctctgctgacctgtgctgctgcaatcaggtattttttcatgttttccattatgcctaaaacagaACTGACCACCATTGAACCCATAGTTGTGGTATTTCTACCCTTTAATAGGCCTTGACAACCCCGGCATGAAAGAGGTGTGCGTTGGGTTGTAACTGGACCGAGCCCGAACCCAAAGTTTCTGGAAAATCAAAACCGAATAGAGGATGTATATATGGTGGGCCGGTCTCGTTCTTTTTGGGTTGGGTTTAAGATCGAATATGAATATTTAATACGTAGATGTATcatatttgataaaaaaaaatatgatacATCTACGAAGTAGATAGAAATATCAAATCTTTTTGGTAAAAAACATATGAAGATGATAAAAGCATGTGCTCTATTAGTCACTGATTGGTTTAGAGATGGTTTCTTGCATTCTGATTTTTTTACCCCGTCTCATCCTTTTGCTTATtgtttttaaaagtttttttttttttgttttgttttttattgttATAGAGCTTAATTGGTTACACATTAAGTTTGTTTGGTTTGTTTCTATGTTTAGGTATGCTTTATAAATAGTATGTCTTTTATGCTTAAGTATCAGgaatataaaaaaaatgatgtGTATAAttagttttttagtttttttaaataacacCCGCATCACATACGTGATGTGCGCGCATCATGCATTGTGCATTGGAGCGCATCACGTATTTTAAAACAAGCCTGGGCCAATTTGAATTTATGAAACCTGAAAGTAATTTCAGGTTAGGCCCATAGCCCACTACGTTCCaatctacctttgtttcttaaaGCCACCTTGGCTTAAACCCAGCTTCTAAGCCTAGTTGGGCCCAGTTACTAATCCATgtatatttaaaatttaaattccttctacctttgttttttttttttttttttttttttttttgtgtgtgtgtttttttcttttgtgATAAATGTATATTATATTCTTTTTCAGCAAGATTTATCGAGGTATTACTAAAAAATGTGTTATAGTTAATTATTAAAATGAAAgacttaaattaaaaaaaaaacagggaAACATCAATCTAAAAGTCTTGACATTAagccaatggggtggtggtccattggcaaaggtaAAGCTTTTAAACACCTTggcagtgttgtaaaaatcgcgactaggcgacgattagtcggcgattaatcgctagtcgtccAGTTACTGAGTAATTTTTCTTAAATCGGTCTATTACccgactaggtccgactaggcacgactaggtccgactaggcAAGCCAAAAGTCGACGATTCCAGCAAAAAACCtgtatattccggccaaaacctctaaattccggtcagtttccaaccaaatcatttgaattccaacaattaatcatgtatatttaaataaatgagttgagtaagatttaaaacctagctacttaaaatatttacctataaaaatgtatatatttatacataaaactgaaaattacatataaaaaacccgatccgattaatcctgattaatcccgagtaatcccgagtagtcgctagtccccacttcaccggccgactagcgactagcgagttctccaaccttgcaCCTTGGAAAAGGGAgctcttgggttcaagtcccatagAGAcaagaataaaagaaatttgctgttcaaaacaaaaaaaaaagtcttGACATTAAACTAAATCAAAATTGGTACTTGTTTACAATTATGAAATTGTACTGTATGATGTAATATTGTAACAAGGATTATGCATTATAAAAGACAAGTTTTAGAATTCATAAAACCTATATTATAAGGTTGTATTGTGTAATATAATAATGTATGTAAAAAAAGGTGAGTTTGGCTCAATGGTAAGATGAAACAAGGCAACAAGCTCCCACACACACGAACTTGTATTTTTTTCGTATTTGTTCGTTAagaaaataaacttgtttttcTTTGAACAGTAAACGAATACTATACAAGTCTGGCCATCTGGACGAACCCATTAACAAAAGGCCACACGCACTCTATCATTCCAGAGGAAACCCAGACCTCAACATTGGAAGGTCATGAGGTTACCTCCTCCCAAACCAATTGATCTAGGACTCATCGGCAAAAAATAAACTTGTGATATTGTTTGTTTATATGTTATATGGATATAATTATTTATgaaatatgttacataattatttatgaaatatgttacataatccaAATAAAAAATACACCAACATATGTTACATAATCCAAATAAAATACACCCAACATTTTACACATCACACCTTGGTAATTTCCTTCTCAAACAAAGAACCATCAAATCCAGATAAATAATGCTTGTACATTTCTCTGAATTTGACATCCTTCAACTTTCAAGAAAGAACTACCTTTTTTATTGACAACCTTTATACATTGAGACACTTTATAAAACCCAACACTTTACACACTACACCTTTATGAAGACAACATGCACCATATGCGTTCACAGTTGTACATTTCTTCGGATATGACCCGAATCCGAAAAGGGGCTACATTATTTGACGACTTACCACTAGCCCGTTTTACTAAACTCGCCACAATCGAAACCCTTTGCGGCAAATGCTTCCACGAGCTTAGGGACGAGCTTCGATAGCATGATCTTGAAACCCGTAGAATTCCCGGTGTGCCCTTCGGGCTCAACATACGGGCTGCCGATAGCATAGCCTACCGGAACCCCTTCCATATAAGCCTTACAAGCCATCAAGATATGCACGCAACGTTTGCTGAAGTGTTCCTCCACAAGTGCCTCAAAATGCTACATCATTTCACCAAAACCGAGCCACTTATGATTCAAAACCGATTGAAGCAAACATTACGAGTAAAAACCGAAGTGAAATGAGACCTACCTTAGGTGGCTTGCGGAGTATGTAAAGCATGGATTTGCAGCTCATGAGAAAAGCATTCTCATTATAGCTGCCCGAGTTCTTTTCGCCTTCGAGACTCCCAATTTGCTGATCGTAACCGGCTTCATTGAAGTACGGGTTTTTGTTGAGCACTAAAGCCTGAAGAGACAGTAAAACTTGAAGAATTGTCGATCCGTCAGGGTTCCATGTCTCGGTTCCGGTTCCAGTCCAGGTCTTCAGAAGGCTAAGACATACCCTTCCCGACTCGTATAGATTCGGGTTGACCCGAAGCCCACCAGACTCGTAATGCACCATCTGTAGGCAGCCAAAGGTGCAGAGTTTTAACAAGGGTATATGTATAGTAAGATATATGTGTGACCCGTGTGTACCTCAGGGTTCGGTAAAAACTGATGTGAGATAGTAAATAATAATTACCGGGGGCTCGTGAGGATATTCCGGAGGTAGAAAAATGTCAAAGAAGAAGAGACAGTCGTGATAAGGAGTTTCGGGTGCCCCGACAATCGCAGCTTGTATTAGATCCATCCTTTCTTCGAAGACACGAACGTATATTGTTTCTGTCATAGCGGATGTAACGATTTAAAACGCGCATTAAGATTTAAAGGTAATGATGTATGTAAGAAAAACCGACATCTCACCAGGAAGATTGTTTTCCAAAATGCTCCATTCTTGCTGGACTTTCTTTAACCAACTTCTTTTCACCTACAAGAAACCGAAACATCATTGAACAAATTAACGGGTCGATTATGTAACGAGAATCTGTAGGTTAAATTCTCAAAATTGAACACTAACCTGACTTGATATCGAGCTCTTTCCCGGGCTATCAACAAAGTGGTGGCTTGAGCAATCATTGACCATGTCAAATTGCTTAATTTCATCCTTTGACTCTTTGACCTCGTTGAAGTTTGCCTCCGAAGATGTCTCTACGATTACCGGATCATCTTCCTTGTCGAAACCCGACATTGACTCGTTTTCTGGGACATGGTCAGGAGAAGCCGATAATGATGCGTAAAACGGGAACCCAAACAGACTCTTAGCCACATCGGATAAAAGCTCGATAGCAGCTCGCGGGACGTTAAAAGTTGTCGATTCATATAACGTCTTtaagcaatcatcaccatcatcagaACCTAAAAAGCtctaaaccaaataaaaagttatatgTTTAGTACATTAGTCTTTGTTACGGGCACACTATAATAAGTTAATAACAAGTTATCACATCGGTTAGGGTCGGTTTTACCTTATCTCTCGGGTCCGGTGAAATCCCTGACTTCTCTTGATCCTCTTGGATGCTGTCATTGTTAAGCAACGGCGTTGCTGACGGACCTTCAGACTTTTCCACCCGTAAAAGCTCGTGAGGCGCCACCTATACAAGCGGTGAGTAACTGAGTACTGAGTAACAAGATCAAATCCatataaataaagtaatgttTTGAAAACCGGACCGGCCGGTCGGATCGGTTCGATTCACCTTATCGGACCGCTTTTGAGTCGAACCGGCCGGTTGGACTGGGAACCGGTGGTCTGACCGGAAAACCGGCTGGTTGAACCGGATATTTTAGGGGTTGAACcgggttttagtttttttttttttttaacctaTATATTATTTGTATAATATTTACGGCCTCACCCAGTTCTTACATCCGATCAGACCAGTCCGACCAGTAGACTGGTAAGGAGACCGGTTCAACGTCCGTCTGGTTGAAACATTGTTGATGGCAGATATTCGAGGAGGACCAAAAGGAAAATCGGTACCTTAGACGTAAAACCCGAAGCCCATTTGACTTCAACGGAGCCATTTTTCAAGCTAACAACCATCCCGATATGATCCAAGTACAGATCACCGCTACATTTCTCACCGGCTTCAACAATTTGTCCTTTATTTAACCTCAACACGAGATCACCCTGGTTATACGAATAACCCGGGTGCTCGATTAGTTCATACGCGCTCACAGTTTCCTCGATTTCCGACTCCCACTTCACCTTCACGGTCTTTTCGTTCGGATCAACGGCCTTCACGACACCCCACTTTCTATCTTGTTGATCATCCGATGTTCCTTTCTCGAGAACAAACTGATGCGGCCAGAAATCATGAGCATCGAGTGCGTTAATCGGGCCGAGGGTATTCGAATACAGCCCGCATGATTCACTTCCGTCTTGCCATAACACATCGACTTTACATTTCATCTTTGCAATCACAAAGATTTCTTGAAAATCTGAACGGTTGTTCGATTGTTTACGAACAGGAAAACGATCGGTAAAACTCCTGTGCTCGGGTTTCGGCAGCATACACCAATCGCCAATCTGCCAGTTTGAATGAGCGAAACACGAAACGGGAATCAAATCTTTTGAGTTCTGTAACGATGGTGGTTCCGGTACGCTTTCTGAACCGAGTAATGCGCAGCCGAGCCAGGTTACATGGACCAAACCCGAATCGACCGAGCATACGGTCCCTTCATCCTGGTTCCTGTTCTTCGACCCGCAGAACCAATGGGTTGACTTAGACGGAGTCATGTTCACGGCTTTGACCCGTTGACCGGGGTAGTATGGGTACTGCGAATCATCGATTATATCCGGTGATATCGGTACGAGCTTCTCGGTCTCCAATCCCGTTACTGCGAACTCACCCTTGGTGCCGTCATCAAACAAGACGGTAACGGAATCGGTTATGTTTTCGGCTTTACCAACCCACGGACCCGATATTACAAACTCACCCGTCGAGATCGAACGGATTTTCGCAAGTTTCTTGGAACTTATGTCTTTCACTTTCTTCTCATTGATGTTTTCTAAATCCACAACGATCTCAACGTTTGTTACTTTTCCCATTTGCGAATCGCGATCTTTTCCCGAGTAAACGATGTCACCATGGACATATCTTCTCTCGAACAACAAGAAATCATCGATTTTCCCGATTGTTTCTTGAAGATTTGAGAGAATGGAGGTAGCTTGTCCACTGTACATGAACTCGTCGTCTTCTTGATCGTCGGAGCTACTGCTCTCGCTGTAGCTATCGAAATCGCTCAAAAAGATATCCATTTCTACAAACCTTGAAACAAACAATGATAATCAAAGTGATATTCAAGAATTAAAAACTATAATTTTGAGAATTATTTAAAATGAACAAGAAAGGTACCTTGTGATATGGAAGTATTACTGATATCACTATCAAGAACCGATAGTACGTATCTCCAAAGAATCTGAAGATAGTTTACGGAAGGGGTCTGGAATAGACACCCGATATGCCAAAGGAGATTTGCCCCGTTGTTTTTCGGATAAAAACGGATCAAGTTTTTTTACCAGAAGTTCTGGTATTGCCAAAGGAGATTTGCACTAATGTTTAACGAAACGAATATATAAATAGATAGATCAATGACAGCAGAAGGAACTAAGAGTTCTTTCTGTAGCCAAAGATATATTGCCAAAGGAGATTTGCCCGCTGATCGAAATCGTTGATTTCAATCAAATTTTCTTACACATAAAAGGACTAAAAACAAGGAAATGAAAACACGATGAACTAGATCGAATCGAATTGGAGTTTTCTTACGCATAAAAAGACTAAAAAACGAGCTAACGAAAGCAAGATGAACTAGATCGAATCGAACTGGAGCTAAAGCTAAGGAAATTGGGATGTTTCATAAGATGATGGTGTTTAACCGTGTGTCTGAAGTAGCCATGATCATGATCAGTTTACTTCGGCACCTGTTGAAACAAAAGTTGAAATTAACAATAAATCAACAGGATCATGAGAAACTTCATGTTTCGTGTATGTGTTTACTACTACTGTCTTTGCAATCTTGAAGAAACCAtgttatcaaacaacataaaaagaCATAAAATTTATGCAATTATTGTTACATTTAGAAAACCATCTTATCAAGCAACATAAAAAAGAGAGAAAATTTATGCAATTATTGTTACTTCCTAGAAAACCATCTTATCAAGAAACAAAAAAAGACATGAAATTTAACTAAAGAAATAACCTTTTTATTATGGGATCATGAACGAAAACAGTAAGAGAATCAACAAGAACAAATTAAGCAAAATTCAAGAAAATTAAAATTGCCATCTTATCAAGCaacatcaaaaaaaaaacatgaaatttAACTAAAGAAATAACCGTTTTATCAAGAATTCATGAACAAAAACAGTAAGACAATCAACAAGAACAAAATAAGCAAAATTCAAGAAAAATTAAAGTTACCATCTGCAATCAAGAAACATCATAGTTCAGCTTCCTCCATTCATGTGAAGAGATTCAATTACACATGAAATCAAGAATACCCATTTGCCCCTTCaaccatctctctctctctctctcacgcaCAAACACACGCACACTTTATACAAAAAGGAGGATTTTTTGGGGGGCTTTAGAGAGGCAAAGTTCCTCCCCAAATCCCCTCTCTCACACCATGATCATGCATATCAAAAACCtgaatctttcttcttcttccttgtTTGTTTCTGTAAAAACAAgaagaaataaaataaataaaaatgtgaTCTTTGTTGGAATTGGGATGTTTGTTTGTTGAAGAAAATGATGGAAGTGAGTGGGTTAAGAGGATATAAAGCCAAACTGAAACAGGTATCCAGTAACCAGAAAAGAATATTCCATTACGTATTCTACTTCTAGTAACCATCCTTCTGTCTCTTTCCTCACTTCGTTTTTGGTTGTATAATAAGTGTTCACTTTTTTTAATTGCTTTTTCCACTATAACGGTTTAAAAAAATGTCATTTTGGTCCATGTAGTTTGGACTATTTGACAGTTTAGtttaaatgtttcattttttCGTCTATGTGTGCAAAAAGGTTTaaccattgccattttagtccactgtgttaacttcatccattttttctgttaacgagaagggcaactcggtcattttatatgtaattctgttaactaaaacggcaattcggtcatataaaatgaccgaattgctcttctcgttaacagaaaaaattgattaagttaacccaatggactaaaatggcaacgctgaaacctttttggactaacaggtgaaaaatgaaatttttggactaaactggtaaaatggcccaaaccacaaggactaaaatagcatttaactataaaaaataaaaccaaCAAAATAAAAGTATTTTTTATTATTCTTTAATGACAAATTTCTTTTTATCTATGTTGTATGTGAAACTTGAATCCAACATTCCCATCTCTCAAGCTCGGGTATTTAAAAGTTTTGTCTTTATTAATAGACCACCACTCCGTTGGTAGAAATTCTTCTTATTATTAGACTATTCGGTATGCTATCTGGAGGGGAGGTTGAGAGCCACGTGACGGTTCTTAGTGAGGGCCAGAGCCCAGATGGGTCCCCGACCCTCTCTATTTTTTCGCTTCATAGTGTAAATTTTACCAAAAATTTTTGAATTATTTTTGTAGTGTAGAATATTAGATTTTGAAAGTCCACCCTCTAATTTTACCAAAATCTAAGTTTAAAATTTGCTAGCACGTGGCTTCGTGGGATAATGGGATATATCACACCAATGATGACTTCCGTAATATGATAATGGATATGAC
This is a stretch of genomic DNA from Helianthus annuus cultivar XRQ/B chromosome 16, HanXRQr2.0-SUNRISE, whole genome shotgun sequence. It encodes these proteins:
- the LOC110883874 gene encoding probable ubiquitin-conjugating enzyme E2 24 encodes the protein MDIFLSDFDSYSESSSSDDQEDDEFMYSGQATSILSNLQETIGKIDDFLLFERRYVHGDIVYSGKDRDSQMGKVTNVEIVVDLENINEKKVKDISSKKLAKIRSISTGEFVISGPWVGKAENITDSVTVLFDDGTKGEFAVTGLETEKLVPISPDIIDDSQYPYYPGQRVKAVNMTPSKSTHWFCGSKNRNQDEGTVCSVDSGLVHVTWLGCALLGSESVPEPPSLQNSKDLIPVSCFAHSNWQIGDWCMLPKPEHRSFTDRFPVRKQSNNRSDFQEIFVIAKMKCKVDVLWQDGSESCGLYSNTLGPINALDAHDFWPHQFVLEKGTSDDQQDRKWGVVKAVDPNEKTVKVKWESEIEETVSAYELIEHPGYSYNQGDLVLRLNKGQIVEAGEKCSGDLYLDHIGMVVSLKNGSVEVKWASGFTSKVAPHELLRVEKSEGPSATPLLNNDSIQEDQEKSGISPDPRDKSFLGSDDGDDCLKTLYESTTFNVPRAAIELLSDVAKSLFGFPFYASLSASPDHVPENESMSGFDKEDDPVIVETSSEANFNEVKESKDEIKQFDMVNDCSSHHFVDSPGKSSISSQVKRSWLKKVQQEWSILENNLPETIYVRVFEERMDLIQAAIVGAPETPYHDCLFFFDIFLPPEYPHEPPMVHYESGGLRVNPNLYESGRVCLSLLKTWTGTGTETWNPDGSTILQVLLSLQALVLNKNPYFNEAGYDQQIGSLEGEKNSGSYNENAFLMSCKSMLYILRKPPKHFEALVEEHFSKRCVHILMACKAYMEGVPVGYAIGSPYVEPEGHTGNSTGFKIMLSKLVPKLVEAFAAKGFDCGEFSKTG